Proteins from a genomic interval of Rhodothermus marinus:
- a CDS encoding lasso peptide isopeptide bond-forming cyclase, which produces MSAIFGLIHFDGRPVEIEALRPALDVLAHRGPDGQGRWHEGSVLLAHWMLHTTPESLHEQQPLVAPEGDLVLVADARIDNRDELLAALGLRSTAERPVTDAELILAAYRRWGADCPDRLLGDFAFAIWDRRHRRLFAARDGMGVRPFYYFHDGRRFAFATLLPAVRMLPDVPQDIDEEMILRFLTLKLETENVRTFYRAIRRLPGGHALQVDSRELHCWRYWRVDLEQEVHFRSETEYVEAFRACFEEAVRCRLRSAFPVGTQLSGGLDSSSVTGMAAHLLKDQVVHAGTAVFEDVPETQRLQVDERQYADAVVRRFPNLCHHLFHADRVSPLIHLDKVVELYGQPFFSANYHIPVGIAQTLQTEGVRVILSGLDGDSVLTYGWARLADLFYQKQWEQFAQEVEAFAKVEGLSPQRVAQKFGGAVLEKWARSFRWKAFQEGGRYLAQRFGIPFDRLVLQTGIKPWIPVAWRRKRARPRSQERFVRFSEAYHLSPLLEDWLARQPSEQASGWHPRRDHWEQLAGGIWQWVLEFANARVGWLQVEERFPFFDRRVVTLSVQLPLAYKLRHGWARYLLRRALEGMLPPEVQWRSSKANIGYGFTTGLLRFEKARIASLIASASQLRPFVEPKRLRQAWEHMQQHKADTDPSVDMALYLCLILHQWLTTVSEVPVSAQAE; this is translated from the coding sequence ATGAGTGCCATCTTCGGCCTGATTCATTTCGACGGACGGCCCGTTGAGATCGAAGCACTGCGGCCGGCGCTGGACGTGCTGGCCCATCGGGGACCGGACGGCCAGGGGCGCTGGCACGAGGGCTCCGTGCTGCTGGCGCACTGGATGCTCCATACGACGCCGGAGTCGCTGCACGAGCAGCAACCGCTCGTCGCTCCGGAGGGCGATCTGGTGCTGGTGGCCGATGCCCGGATCGACAACCGCGATGAACTGCTGGCTGCCCTGGGCCTTCGATCCACGGCGGAGCGGCCGGTGACAGACGCTGAGCTGATTCTGGCCGCCTATCGCCGCTGGGGGGCCGACTGTCCGGATCGGCTCCTCGGCGATTTTGCTTTTGCCATCTGGGACCGACGGCACCGACGGCTTTTTGCTGCCCGCGACGGCATGGGCGTGCGGCCGTTCTATTATTTCCACGACGGCCGACGCTTCGCCTTTGCCACGCTGCTTCCGGCCGTGCGTATGCTGCCCGACGTGCCGCAGGACATCGACGAAGAGATGATCCTGCGATTTCTGACCCTGAAGCTGGAAACGGAAAACGTGCGGACGTTTTACCGGGCGATTCGGCGATTGCCCGGGGGGCATGCGCTCCAGGTGGATTCCCGGGAGCTGCATTGCTGGCGTTACTGGCGGGTCGATCTGGAGCAGGAGGTGCACTTTCGGTCGGAAACCGAGTACGTGGAAGCCTTTCGTGCCTGCTTCGAGGAGGCTGTACGGTGTCGGCTCCGCAGCGCGTTTCCCGTGGGCACCCAACTCAGTGGGGGGCTGGATTCCTCGTCGGTGACCGGTATGGCGGCACATCTGCTAAAGGATCAGGTAGTGCATGCCGGGACGGCTGTCTTCGAAGATGTGCCTGAAACACAGCGACTGCAGGTTGATGAACGGCAATATGCTGACGCTGTCGTTCGACGCTTTCCGAATCTGTGCCATCACCTGTTTCATGCTGATCGCGTAAGTCCCCTGATACACCTGGACAAAGTGGTCGAGCTATACGGGCAGCCCTTCTTTTCGGCGAATTACCACATCCCTGTCGGAATAGCTCAGACGCTGCAGACAGAAGGGGTGCGGGTTATTCTGAGCGGGCTGGATGGCGACAGTGTGCTGACCTATGGATGGGCGCGGCTGGCCGATCTTTTTTACCAAAAGCAATGGGAGCAATTTGCGCAGGAAGTAGAGGCGTTCGCGAAAGTGGAAGGATTGTCTCCGCAGCGCGTCGCGCAGAAATTCGGAGGCGCTGTTCTCGAAAAGTGGGCGCGATCCTTTCGCTGGAAAGCGTTCCAGGAAGGTGGACGATATCTGGCACAGCGCTTCGGGATTCCCTTTGACCGGCTTGTGCTACAGACAGGCATCAAACCCTGGATACCCGTTGCCTGGCGCCGTAAGCGAGCCCGCCCACGCTCTCAGGAACGATTCGTTCGATTTTCTGAAGCCTATCATCTCTCTCCATTGCTGGAGGACTGGCTGGCACGCCAGCCGTCTGAGCAGGCGAGCGGATGGCATCCGCGTCGGGATCACTGGGAACAGCTGGCGGGAGGCATCTGGCAGTGGGTGCTTGAATTCGCGAATGCGCGTGTTGGCTGGCTTCAGGTTGAAGAACGCTTTCCTTTCTTCGACCGACGGGTAGTCACCCTGAGTGTGCAATTGCCTCTGGCCTACAAACTGCGCCACGGATGGGCGCGCTACCTTCTGCGCAGGGCGCTTGAGGGAATGCTGCCCCCTGAAGTGCAATGGCGGTCTTCCAAGGCAAATATCGGCTACGGGTTTACGACCGGATTGCTTCGGTTTGAAAAGGCGCGCATAGCCAGTCTGATCGCTTCCGCTTCGCAATTGAGGCCCTTCGTAGAACCGAAACGGTTGCGTCAGGCATGGGAGCACATGCAGCAGCACAAGGCGGACACTGATCCTTCTGTGGATATGGCGTTGTATCTATGTTTGATCCTCCACCAGTGGCTGACGACTGTCTCCGAGGTACCGGTCTCGGCGCAGGCCGAGTGA
- a CDS encoding lasso peptide — protein MRNTKRSWKTPVLVVHGKTQEITAGSCWYGKQGGQYDADLGPGTLSDCR, from the coding sequence ATGCGTAACACCAAACGCTCCTGGAAGACGCCGGTCCTGGTTGTTCACGGAAAGACGCAGGAAATTACGGCTGGCAGTTGCTGGTATGGGAAGCAGGGTGGGCAGTATGACGCCGACCTGGGTCCTGGCACGCTCAGCGACTGCCGGTAA
- a CDS encoding lasso peptide: MKGETIKRPWQKPALVMHGKATEVTTGKCWYGKQGGRYDADLGPSTLSDCR; the protein is encoded by the coding sequence ATGAAGGGCGAAACGATCAAGCGGCCCTGGCAGAAGCCGGCACTTGTAATGCACGGCAAGGCCACGGAGGTCACGACTGGTAAGTGCTGGTACGGGAAGCAGGGCGGTCGATATGACGCCGACCTGGGTCCTAGCACGCTCAGCGACTGCCGGTAA
- a CDS encoding ABC transporter ATP-binding protein — MSWRWVLKEARLKTTYLVRALRLIWEATGRWTLLWLLLLLIGGVLPAALVYLTKHLVDAVAAAIGAGLSWETVQPVLWPALLMGGVLLLSQGLSGLTSWIRTAQAEHVLDHVKDLIHTKAAEVDLAFYDNPDYYDHLERANSEAASRSLSLLDNLGSLLQNSVTLVSIAAILVHYSVWLPLALLITTLPALFVVVHHHRREHAWWTAHTVDQRRAGYFDRLLTMAFFAPEVRVFDLAGHFRQRYQEVRQRLREGRLDLMRRQAWASLGAGLVGLLATALVMVWMVGRALRGLASLGDLALFYQAFNQGQGLMRALLSSAGQMYANTLFLEHLFTFLEIQTGLPEPEDPVPVPRRLREGIRFEKVTFRYPDSERPVLRQLDLFIPAGKTVAIVGANGAGKSTLIKLLCRFYDPDEGRVTLDGIDLRRFCRRELLDAITVLFQFPVPYQDTLARNIALGDLKVPPTREAIERAARSAMVDEIARKLPHGYDTLLGKWFSEEGAELSGGEWQRVSLARAFYRQAPIVVLDEPTSAMDSWTEAEWMDRFGELVRGRTALIITHRFTTAMRADLIYVMDEGRVIEQGTHHQLLALNGHYAASWRRQMRQHDEPEASDLSAQVFLPGADKKQ; from the coding sequence GTGTCGTGGCGCTGGGTTCTGAAAGAAGCGCGTCTGAAGACGACCTATCTGGTACGGGCGCTGCGACTCATCTGGGAAGCGACGGGCCGCTGGACGCTGCTCTGGCTGCTGTTGCTCCTGATCGGAGGCGTGCTGCCGGCCGCGCTGGTGTATCTGACGAAGCACCTGGTGGATGCCGTCGCGGCCGCCATCGGGGCCGGACTCTCCTGGGAGACCGTGCAGCCCGTCCTGTGGCCGGCCCTGCTGATGGGCGGTGTGCTGCTGCTCTCGCAGGGGCTGAGCGGATTGACGAGCTGGATCCGCACCGCCCAGGCTGAACACGTGCTGGATCATGTGAAAGACCTGATCCACACCAAGGCGGCCGAGGTCGATCTGGCCTTTTACGACAACCCGGACTACTACGACCACCTGGAGCGGGCCAACAGCGAGGCGGCCAGTCGCTCACTTTCGCTGCTGGACAACCTGGGCAGCCTGCTCCAGAACAGTGTCACGCTCGTCAGCATCGCGGCCATTCTGGTGCACTACAGCGTCTGGCTCCCGCTGGCGCTGCTCATCACCACACTGCCCGCCCTGTTCGTCGTGGTGCACCACCACCGGCGCGAACATGCCTGGTGGACGGCCCATACCGTCGATCAACGCCGCGCCGGCTACTTCGACCGCCTGCTGACCATGGCGTTCTTTGCACCGGAGGTGCGCGTGTTCGATCTGGCCGGTCACTTCCGGCAGCGGTACCAGGAGGTGCGCCAGCGGCTGCGAGAAGGGCGCCTGGACCTGATGCGCCGCCAGGCCTGGGCCAGTCTGGGCGCCGGACTGGTGGGCCTGCTGGCCACCGCGCTCGTGATGGTCTGGATGGTGGGCCGGGCCCTGCGCGGGCTGGCCTCGCTGGGCGACCTGGCCCTTTTCTACCAGGCCTTCAACCAGGGGCAGGGACTCATGCGCGCCCTGCTCAGCAGCGCCGGCCAGATGTACGCGAACACGCTCTTTCTGGAGCATCTGTTTACCTTTCTGGAAATTCAGACCGGCCTGCCCGAACCGGAGGATCCGGTACCCGTGCCGCGGCGGCTCCGGGAAGGCATCCGTTTCGAAAAGGTCACCTTCCGCTATCCGGACAGCGAGCGACCGGTCCTCCGACAGCTCGATCTGTTCATTCCGGCCGGAAAGACCGTCGCCATCGTGGGCGCCAACGGCGCCGGCAAAAGTACGCTCATCAAGCTGTTGTGCCGATTTTACGATCCAGACGAAGGGCGCGTCACCCTCGACGGGATCGATCTGCGGCGCTTTTGCCGGCGCGAGCTGCTCGATGCGATTACCGTGCTGTTTCAGTTTCCCGTGCCCTATCAGGACACGCTGGCCCGCAACATCGCGCTGGGCGACCTCAAGGTGCCGCCCACCCGCGAGGCAATCGAACGGGCGGCCCGCAGCGCCATGGTGGACGAAATCGCCCGCAAGCTGCCCCACGGCTACGATACGCTACTGGGCAAGTGGTTTTCAGAAGAAGGGGCCGAACTCAGCGGCGGCGAATGGCAGCGCGTGTCGCTGGCCCGGGCCTTCTACCGGCAGGCGCCCATCGTCGTGCTCGACGAGCCCACCAGCGCGATGGATTCGTGGACCGAGGCCGAGTGGATGGATCGCTTCGGCGAGCTGGTGCGCGGCCGCACCGCGCTGATCATTACACATCGGTTCACCACGGCCATGCGGGCCGATCTGATCTATGTGATGGACGAGGGACGTGTCATCGAACAGGGCACGCACCATCAGCTGCTGGCCCTGAACGGCCACTACGCCGCCTCTTGGCGACGGCAGATGCGGCAACACGACGAACCGGAGGCGTCCGATCTTTCCGCGCAAGTTTTCTTGCCGGGTGCCGATAAAAAACAGTAG
- a CDS encoding lasso peptide biosynthesis PqqD family chaperone — protein sequence MSRTDTPMAHAVLTLDTVVVASPEQVSSKLGEEVVILNLRNGVYYGLDPIGTRIWELIQEPRSVRQVCEVLLEEYDVTFEQCAEDVLALMRDLQAQGLIEARDAQGT from the coding sequence ATGAGCCGAACGGACACACCGATGGCGCACGCCGTGCTGACGCTGGACACCGTTGTCGTCGCTTCTCCCGAACAGGTCTCGTCAAAACTGGGCGAGGAGGTGGTCATTCTGAACCTTCGCAACGGGGTCTACTACGGACTGGACCCCATCGGCACCCGCATCTGGGAGCTCATCCAGGAGCCGCGCTCCGTCCGTCAGGTGTGCGAGGTGCTGCTCGAAGAGTACGACGTGACCTTCGAGCAGTGCGCCGAAGACGTGCTGGCCCTCATGCGCGATCTGCAGGCACAGGGCCTCATTGAGGCGCGCGACGCTCAGGGCACGTAA
- a CDS encoding T9SS type A sorting domain-containing protein, giving the protein MCQKWASWVLALSLLIASPLKGQQFFTDCIRDTDNNATLTIPLETPPLLDGAPISPGSELAAYTPEGICAGVAVWDGQQPLVLTLWGDDPLITPDTKEGFAPGDTILIHLWDRARDQHFGPDNGRLEVQYASGSVFLDRGIYQPNALYKVAHLAIVPEQPTPVEPMDERLPDATRLHPAYPSPFRMHTTLQVDLSEATRVRLMVYNLMGQEVARLFEGALTPGVYRYAWRPQGLPAGLYVVQLEAGARRFQQVVVYVP; this is encoded by the coding sequence ATGTGCCAGAAGTGGGCAAGCTGGGTCCTGGCGCTCTCGTTGCTGATCGCCTCGCCCCTGAAAGGCCAGCAGTTCTTTACCGACTGCATCAGGGATACCGACAACAATGCGACGCTGACCATCCCGCTGGAAACGCCGCCGTTGCTCGACGGCGCGCCCATTTCACCGGGTAGCGAGCTGGCGGCCTACACGCCGGAGGGCATCTGCGCGGGCGTGGCCGTATGGGATGGCCAGCAACCGCTGGTGCTGACGCTCTGGGGCGACGATCCGCTGATCACCCCCGACACCAAGGAGGGTTTTGCACCGGGCGATACGATCCTCATACATCTGTGGGATCGGGCACGGGATCAGCATTTCGGCCCGGATAACGGTCGGCTCGAGGTGCAGTACGCTTCGGGCAGTGTGTTTCTGGATCGCGGTATCTATCAACCCAATGCCCTGTACAAGGTGGCCCACCTGGCCATCGTGCCGGAACAACCCACCCCGGTGGAGCCGATGGACGAGCGGCTTCCGGACGCCACGCGCCTGCATCCGGCCTACCCCAGCCCATTTCGCATGCACACCACGCTGCAGGTGGATCTGTCGGAAGCTACACGGGTCCGCCTCATGGTCTACAATCTGATGGGCCAGGAAGTGGCGCGGCTGTTCGAAGGAGCGCTGACCCCGGGTGTCTATCGCTATGCGTGGCGCCCGCAAGGCCTGCCGGCGGGGCTGTACGTGGTTCAGCTGGAAGCAGGCGCCCGGCGCTTTCAGCAGGTGGTCGTTTACGTGCCCTGA
- a CDS encoding DUF4097 family beta strand repeat-containing protein, whose product MRRSVWLLLGGWLLLAGTVRAEGLAEITDVVKRAFKATPGGHLELEMDRGNVEISTTAESAVYVEVIRTLQTERREEAERLLEGHQLTFEQEGESIYIKSQLSEDGSWRFWKRKDIRIRVEIRIRVPRRFNVAFTTGAGNVDLRDLEGTVEGETGAGNVTLRNLRGTVQISTGAGNVEVTELEGHLEAETGAGNITVKGLRGSADVETGAGNITAEFVAPPEKDSRFESGAGNVTVFVPARTGFVLDASTGIGSISSDFEVRIDRDWISAEARGTVNGGGPTLRLEAGLGNVSLRRL is encoded by the coding sequence ATGCGTCGATCTGTCTGGCTGCTACTGGGAGGATGGCTGTTGCTGGCCGGCACCGTCCGGGCCGAAGGGCTGGCGGAAATCACCGACGTGGTGAAGCGCGCCTTCAAGGCGACCCCGGGAGGGCATCTGGAGCTGGAGATGGACCGGGGGAACGTGGAAATTTCCACGACGGCGGAATCAGCCGTTTACGTCGAAGTCATTCGCACGCTGCAGACCGAGCGCCGCGAAGAGGCCGAACGCTTGCTGGAGGGCCATCAGCTTACGTTCGAGCAGGAAGGCGAATCGATCTACATCAAATCGCAGCTCTCCGAGGACGGAAGCTGGCGCTTCTGGAAACGCAAAGACATCCGCATCCGGGTGGAAATCCGCATCCGGGTGCCCCGGCGCTTCAACGTGGCCTTTACAACCGGCGCGGGCAATGTGGACCTTCGCGATCTGGAAGGCACCGTTGAAGGCGAAACCGGCGCGGGGAACGTGACGCTGCGCAACCTCCGGGGAACCGTGCAGATCAGCACCGGGGCCGGTAATGTGGAGGTGACGGAGCTGGAAGGACACCTGGAGGCGGAGACGGGCGCCGGCAACATCACGGTGAAAGGACTGCGGGGAAGCGCCGACGTGGAAACCGGCGCCGGCAACATCACGGCCGAATTTGTCGCCCCGCCCGAAAAAGACAGCCGCTTCGAATCCGGGGCGGGCAACGTGACCGTCTTCGTGCCGGCCCGGACCGGGTTCGTGCTGGACGCTTCCACGGGGATCGGCTCGATCAGCTCCGACTTCGAAGTGCGCATCGACCGCGACTGGATCAGCGCCGAAGCCCGGGGGACGGTCAACGGCGGGGGGCCGACCCTGCGTCTGGAAGCTGGCCTGGGTAATGTTTCGCTGCGTCGGCTATGA
- the dnaG gene encoding DNA primase, whose product MRIPEETIEAIRAAVDIVEVVGEYVSLRRRGANWFGLCPFHEEKTPSFSVNPHLGIFKCFGCGRGGDVFAFIQQIEHVSFVEAVRMLAERAGIPLPDGEEEADDPRPALYHALRFAARFYFEQLTQSEAGQVARAYLKQRGIHPEAVRRFGLGYAPNAWDALLKAATEAGIRPEVLEQAGLVLPRKERGGYYDRFRHRLMFPIFSHTGRVVGFGGRLLEPDPEQPKYINTPETPVYHKGRILYGLYQARQALRTQEEAILVEGYTDVIALHQAGIEHVVATSGTALTPDQARLLARYVRRVVLLFDADAAGQQAALRSIELFLERGLNVYVVSLPPGEDPDSFVRAKGARAFQEYLRQRRRDFVIFHYELARRQGRLDTPEGEAEVARTIVSAIARLPDPLLREPYVRRASELLRIQQVRLLEILEAQLTPSSREASPPAPSPSTPPPAAPTWHEAERLLVRLMLEEGRPMVAFVLGHMALEEFTEGPPRQLIARLLEQYEAGAVDARPFLEGRYGPELQRLTVEALMEPYEPSENWERKGISVPRLRDRAYEAAADAMVRLKLQRIDEMIHRLKEEQLRTRHDEARVREIIARLNHILQLRRQIERRAFLNPELLPRN is encoded by the coding sequence ATGCGCATTCCGGAGGAAACCATCGAAGCCATTCGCGCAGCCGTCGACATCGTCGAGGTTGTGGGCGAGTACGTCTCGCTGCGCCGCCGGGGGGCCAACTGGTTCGGGCTGTGCCCCTTCCACGAAGAAAAAACGCCTTCCTTCAGCGTCAATCCGCATCTGGGCATCTTCAAGTGCTTCGGCTGTGGGCGCGGGGGCGACGTGTTCGCCTTCATCCAGCAGATCGAGCACGTCAGCTTTGTGGAGGCCGTGCGGATGCTGGCCGAACGCGCCGGCATTCCGCTCCCCGACGGCGAAGAGGAGGCCGACGATCCGCGCCCGGCCCTGTACCATGCATTGCGCTTTGCGGCCCGATTTTATTTTGAACAGCTGACGCAATCAGAAGCCGGTCAGGTCGCCCGCGCCTACCTGAAACAACGCGGCATTCATCCGGAAGCCGTCCGCCGTTTCGGGCTGGGCTATGCGCCCAATGCCTGGGATGCGTTGCTGAAGGCCGCCACCGAGGCCGGCATTCGTCCCGAGGTGCTCGAACAGGCCGGGCTGGTGCTTCCGCGCAAGGAGCGGGGCGGCTACTACGACCGCTTTCGCCACCGCCTCATGTTTCCGATCTTTTCGCACACGGGCCGCGTGGTGGGCTTTGGCGGACGCCTGCTGGAGCCCGATCCCGAGCAGCCCAAGTACATCAACACGCCCGAAACGCCCGTCTATCATAAAGGCCGTATTCTGTACGGGCTCTACCAGGCCCGCCAGGCCCTGCGCACCCAGGAAGAAGCCATCCTGGTGGAGGGCTACACCGACGTCATTGCGCTGCATCAGGCCGGCATCGAGCACGTGGTGGCCACCAGCGGCACGGCACTCACCCCTGATCAGGCGCGGCTGCTGGCGCGCTACGTCCGTCGCGTGGTGTTGCTTTTCGACGCCGACGCGGCCGGCCAGCAGGCGGCGCTGCGCAGTATCGAACTGTTTCTGGAGCGCGGGTTGAACGTCTACGTCGTGTCGCTGCCCCCCGGCGAGGACCCCGACTCGTTCGTGCGGGCGAAAGGTGCCCGGGCCTTTCAGGAATATCTGCGGCAGCGTCGCCGCGACTTCGTCATCTTTCACTACGAGCTGGCCCGCCGTCAGGGACGACTCGACACGCCCGAGGGCGAGGCCGAGGTGGCCCGCACCATCGTGAGTGCCATTGCGCGCCTGCCCGACCCGCTGCTGCGCGAGCCCTACGTGCGCCGCGCGTCCGAGCTGTTGCGCATCCAGCAGGTTCGTCTGCTGGAGATCCTGGAGGCTCAGCTCACTCCTTCTTCCCGCGAGGCGTCGCCACCCGCTCCGTCGCCCTCCACCCCGCCGCCGGCTGCGCCGACATGGCACGAGGCCGAGCGCCTGCTCGTGCGCCTGATGCTGGAAGAAGGCCGGCCAATGGTCGCCTTCGTACTGGGCCACATGGCCCTGGAGGAGTTCACCGAAGGTCCGCCCCGGCAGCTCATTGCTCGCCTGCTGGAGCAGTACGAAGCCGGCGCCGTCGATGCCCGGCCTTTTCTGGAGGGACGCTATGGCCCTGAACTGCAGCGCCTGACCGTCGAGGCGCTCATGGAGCCCTACGAACCCTCCGAGAACTGGGAGCGCAAAGGCATTTCGGTTCCCCGCCTGCGCGACCGGGCCTACGAGGCGGCGGCCGACGCCATGGTGCGCCTCAAGCTCCAGCGCATCGATGAGATGATCCACCGGCTCAAAGAGGAGCAATTGCGCACCCGCCACGACGAAGCGCGTGTGCGCGAGATCATCGCCCGGTTGAACCACATCCTGCAACTCCGCCGCCAGATCGAACGCCGCGCCTTTCTTAATCCGGAGCTGCTGCCCCGCAACTGA
- a CDS encoding TonB-dependent receptor has product MHRICWPVLIGLLLVGGVRAQPATISGFVRDATTGESLIFANVVLKGTPYGTATNAAGFYSLTGIPPGTYTLAVSYLGYRLFQIELTLQPGETRRLDIELEPEPLTTGEVVVTAERELEEARNLSVTQVETRLVQELPAAFEPDVFRTLQLLPGVKAASDYSSGLYVRGGSPDQTLILLDGTTVYNPTHVFGFFSTFNPDAIKDVRLYKGAYPAEYGGRLGSVLDVYNKDGNRNQTRGSLSIGMLASRLMLEGPYRWGSWMIAFRRSTIEPLLAVLRSQNVEGAPDRFYFYDLNSKLNIDASANDRLSLAFYAGTDVLKLPFLEDSQVRVAYGNRTATVGWTHLFSERLFSSFRLTGSYYFSLPTFELAGTPFERTNTVTDWSVRGDFEYFPSDKHALKLGYWGGLFRFRLQDRFDEEEGLRASIDALYGALYLQETFRPSPFWVLQGGLRLSYFGRGQYVRLEPRLSLEYRPRSNVRLQAGYGRYYQYLTLISSELITAFDVWLTVDEGVRPAWGDQFVLGTKWEPLAGVNVELEAYYRTMRALFEFDPFLPDVAGLSYRELFRVGDGYAYGVEVLLQRSVGRLTGLLGYTWGRTRRRFPGVNLDERGRPQFYPPKYDRTHDLSLVVSYDLSRHWRLSTVFAYATGQAYTEPSGQYRLTHDPFGTDTRSVILTPGYNNARLPAYHRLDVGLTRRGRFFGLADYMLQFQVLNAYARRNLWFYFFEFEREGTVKRNEVPQIPIPLPNLSFTLRF; this is encoded by the coding sequence ATGCATCGAATCTGCTGGCCTGTGCTGATCGGGCTGCTGCTGGTCGGAGGTGTCCGGGCGCAGCCGGCCACGATCAGCGGGTTCGTGCGGGATGCCACCACGGGCGAATCGCTCATTTTCGCGAACGTCGTGCTTAAAGGCACGCCCTACGGCACGGCCACCAACGCGGCCGGCTTCTACTCGCTGACCGGGATTCCACCCGGCACCTACACGCTGGCCGTCTCCTATCTGGGGTACCGTCTCTTTCAGATCGAACTGACGCTGCAGCCCGGCGAAACCCGACGTCTGGACATTGAACTGGAGCCGGAGCCGTTGACCACCGGCGAGGTGGTGGTCACGGCCGAACGGGAGCTCGAAGAAGCCCGCAACCTGAGCGTCACGCAGGTCGAAACCCGCCTGGTGCAGGAACTGCCGGCCGCCTTCGAGCCGGATGTGTTCCGAACGCTGCAGTTGCTGCCCGGCGTCAAGGCGGCCTCGGATTACTCCAGCGGCCTGTACGTGCGCGGCGGTAGCCCGGACCAGACGCTCATTCTGCTCGACGGCACCACGGTTTACAATCCCACGCACGTCTTCGGCTTCTTTTCGACGTTCAATCCCGACGCGATCAAGGACGTTCGCCTCTACAAAGGTGCCTATCCGGCGGAGTACGGCGGCCGCCTCGGCTCGGTGCTCGACGTCTACAACAAGGACGGCAACCGCAACCAGACCCGGGGCAGCCTGAGCATCGGGATGCTGGCCTCACGGCTGATGCTGGAAGGCCCGTATCGGTGGGGCTCCTGGATGATCGCTTTTCGGCGATCGACGATCGAACCCTTGCTGGCCGTGCTCCGCAGTCAGAACGTCGAGGGCGCCCCGGACCGCTTCTACTTCTACGACCTGAACAGCAAACTGAACATCGACGCTTCGGCCAACGACCGGCTCTCGCTGGCCTTCTACGCAGGGACCGACGTGCTGAAGCTGCCTTTTCTCGAAGATAGCCAGGTGCGCGTCGCCTACGGCAACCGGACGGCCACGGTGGGGTGGACGCACCTGTTCTCGGAGCGACTGTTTTCGAGCTTTCGCTTGACCGGCTCCTACTACTTCAGCCTGCCCACGTTCGAGCTGGCCGGGACGCCCTTCGAGCGCACGAACACGGTAACGGACTGGTCGGTGCGCGGCGACTTCGAATACTTCCCGAGCGACAAGCACGCGCTGAAGCTGGGCTACTGGGGCGGGCTGTTTCGCTTTCGCCTGCAGGATCGCTTCGACGAAGAAGAAGGCCTGCGGGCGTCGATCGATGCGCTCTACGGGGCGCTCTACCTGCAGGAGACCTTCCGGCCGTCGCCCTTCTGGGTGCTGCAGGGCGGACTGCGGCTGAGCTATTTCGGGCGCGGGCAATACGTGCGGCTGGAGCCGCGTCTGTCGCTCGAATACCGGCCCCGGTCCAACGTGCGGCTGCAGGCCGGCTACGGCCGCTACTACCAGTACCTGACGCTCATCTCCAGCGAGCTGATCACGGCCTTCGACGTCTGGCTCACCGTCGACGAAGGGGTGCGGCCGGCCTGGGGCGATCAGTTCGTGCTCGGGACCAAGTGGGAGCCGCTGGCCGGGGTGAACGTGGAGCTGGAAGCCTACTACCGCACGATGCGGGCGCTGTTCGAGTTCGATCCCTTCCTGCCCGACGTGGCCGGGCTGTCTTACCGCGAGCTGTTCCGGGTGGGCGATGGCTACGCCTACGGGGTGGAGGTGCTCTTGCAGCGCTCGGTGGGGCGCCTGACAGGTCTGCTGGGCTACACGTGGGGCCGCACGCGCCGCCGCTTTCCGGGGGTCAACCTGGACGAACGCGGCCGCCCGCAGTTCTATCCGCCCAAGTACGACCGGACGCACGACCTGAGCCTGGTCGTCAGCTACGACCTGTCGCGCCACTGGCGGCTTTCGACGGTTTTTGCCTATGCGACCGGGCAGGCCTATACGGAGCCGTCGGGTCAGTACCGGCTCACGCACGACCCGTTCGGCACGGACACGCGCAGCGTGATCCTGACGCCCGGCTACAACAATGCCCGCCTGCCCGCCTATCACCGGCTCGACGTGGGACTGACGCGCCGCGGGCGATTTTTCGGCCTGGCCGACTACATGCTTCAGTTTCAGGTGCTGAACGCCTATGCCCGGCGCAACCTGTGGTTCTACTTCTTCGAATTCGAGCGGGAAGGAACGGTCAAGCGCAACGAGGTGCCTCAGATTCCGATCCCGCTGCCCAACCTGTCGTTCACCTTACGGTTCTGA